The Athalia rosae chromosome 4, iyAthRosa1.1, whole genome shotgun sequence DNA segment GtttgttaaattattttctttttttttttgcccccctCTCATTCAGGTTGGATTCATACGTTGGCCGACAGATTGAAGATATCCGTGCAAAACGTCACGCTCACAGAAAGTTATGTAACTGCATTATATTTCACATGCAGTAGTTTGACATCAGTCGGTTTTGGAAACGTTTCCGCAAATACATCGTCGGAGAAAATATGTTCCATATGTATCATGCTGATCGGAGGTATGGTGAATTGATCTTTTATTAACTCTTGGGATtccattccctttttttttttttgtcacgttaCAGTTGGATACTTAAAACAAGTTGTTGAAATAATAACAGACGAAGTAGAttgtaatgaaaatatgattttccttaatttaatttcttttgtGATTTTTGGCGGTATaccaacaaaaattttgacttcaggTATATCGGCGTTACAAACATTTCATGCGATTTGTGATCTGAGCAATTTTGTTAATCATGAAATGTACGCGCAGCTGATgtgtttctaattatttttatagctCTGATGCACGCGGTTGTATTTGGTAACGTAACCGCTATAATACAGAGAATGTATTCACGCCGTTCTCTGTATCAAACTAAATGGAGAGATTTAGAAGACTTTTTGGCATTGCATCAGATACCGGATGAGTTAAAGCAGAGAATGCAAGATTATTTTCAGACTATGTGGTCGCTTAATCACGGCATCGACATTCACGAGGTGAGGGAGGTGTGTAACGAGTATGTCTTCGTGTACCTAATACCTAATCGCACCCTTGGCTTCTCGTTTGTCATTTGTTATTTTGTACGTCCATATGCATCAGGGTGGTCCTTAACGgggttgttttcgaatttcgatgctCTCAGGGGCTTGGACGCTTCCAAATGAATTTAAAGAGATTCCCTGAAAATCTGAGCTTTTGATATAGACTCTAAGATAGTCATGGACTATCTTACAAGTTGATATTAAAAGCTCAGATTTTCAAGGAATCTTTTTAAATGTTTCTTTAAAGAATTTAAGCCCCTGAGagcatcgaaattcgaaaacaaccctgttaaggaccaccctaatatacgtacaacatTTATATGTACCTAGTCTACGCGTGCGTATATATTTAATCCACTTATTCAGGCGGCAGCTTAACACATTTGAACAAACACAGACCGATCGAACGTGAGATCGAACGTAAGCTTCGTAAAACAGAAATACCCTATCGGGGATGAAAGCTCCATACCCATGGCCGTTACGGTACTGAATATGGAACGGATAAAATGCATTCCCAAAATTCATTTGATCACCGTTGATTCGGTATTTACATGCTCGACAAATTGCCCGTTCTCTTTGTCTTCTCCTCTCCcctctctttccctttttcttttattcattttcaggaTTACTCTGATCATATTATAATTGAGAATAAATATGCATACGATTAATACCGAACAGACGATTATTTTGTTTCCCTCCCTCCTCGTGTCAATTAAACGTTCCCCCATTcactttttgttattttttccaacgcgatggcctcgaaattttcaaacggacTATTCTTATTACATACTCATAAATCTTTGCAGCCGCCCGCTTGCTTACACTAAACCCTCCTTTATGGTTGTATTTGTTACATGTATTATTTGTTACGTAGTAAAATTATGTTTACTAAACTGTGTtagttgaagaaaagaaaaaagaaaaatgtgattAACCGTATTTCGgattgtgaaatttatttttataactaaTCGGTATAACAAATGACTAATGAACGCACCTTTTATGAAATACTGTACAGAAAGTTTTGAGATTCTGAAAGATTTTATCAGTAACAAGTAATGAATTTGTTTCACAGACCCTCAAGGAGTTTCCCGAAGAACTTCGCGGCGATGTGTCGATGCATCTTCACCGAGAAATTTTGAGCTTACCAATATTTGAGGCGGCTTCTCAGGGCTgcttaaaattattatcacttCATATTAGAAGTAATTTTTGCGCCCCAGGTGAATTTCTCATTCACAAAGGTGACGCTCTTTCGTATATTTACTACCTCTGTAACGGATCCATGGAGGTCGTACAAAACAGTATGGTAGTCGCCATTTTGGGTAAATaatattcatcaaatttcACAATTGCGGCTTTCTTAGTAAACTTTTCCAAATTCTGATGGTCCCTTtttttgaatatacatatgttttttttttcatgtgaaGGGAAAGGAGATTTGGTCGGCTGTGATATGAGCATACATCTTCACAATGGAAGTAACGGGGGTGGAACGGGGGGTGGAGGATCAGTGCCTACGGATGTTGTGGTAAAATCTAGCTGTGATGTGAAAGCTCTTACTTACTGCGATCTTAAGTGCATCAATATGCAAGGACTTGTTGACGTTCTTCGTCTATATCCTGAATATCAACACGAGTTCGCTCACGATATTCAGCACGATCTCACCTACAATCTTCGCGAAGGTTACGAAGCCGAGGTAATTTCTGAATATCGTCGCGAAAGAACAGCAGTTTCACATCAaccgattttttccattttactttttttcactcctcgaTCTCCCCATTTtacttaaaatttttcgctttcgctCTGTAAAATTTCAGCAAGAGGGTGACATGAACGGTGTTCCGTCATTGACGCTTCCATCGATCAGCGAAGACGATGAAAACATTCCCGAGGAGGGTGAAACCTCGCCACTTTCTCCACCCAATAAATCTCCGCTACACGCGGGCTCCAGTCCAAGGCACGCCAAGTTTAGGTAGAGAatatattcgaataaaaaaatgttattccgAACAGCGATCGATCTGGTTTTTCACGCAATCGTAATGTACAACGCTTTCAGAGATGAGTATAAAGAAAATAGACGAGTGACAAGGGGCGCTTTGGTCAGAGGAAGGGCTGCCGTGAtagctcaggaatccgtaGAAGAACACATCAGGGGATCGGTGGAGAGGCTGGACACTCAGGTTTCGACTCTCCATCAGGACGTGGCGACGCTCAGTTACGAGGTGTTTATAGATTTGATGgatcgaaagaaaatcgagGGTGTTCGATAATGTTactcaataaatttttactttaattATCGAAGGTTCGAAACGCCATTCAGGCGTTGCAAATGTTCGCGAGTTCGCCTCAGAGCAACCCAAATTTACCAGCACCATCGGGACGCGGTAGCGGATATTTGGCGAGAAGTTCGTCCCATCCTCCCGATGCACTTTGTTGGGATCCACCCAGACTGTCGAACGCGATAACGCAGACGGACTGGCCGGTCGATATGTTCGAGGCGTGGGTCTTGGCGAATTCCCATAGAGTTTTAAGGATTTTAGGACTCGATCCCGATGTCATATTGGGGGCAACGCCGCGCTCTCCTACCCCTTCACCTTCGTCGCCACCCCCGCCACCCTACGAACCGCTCTCTCCGATTCCAACTTCACCGCCTCAATCGCCAGGTAAAAACGAGGGTAGTTTTGATCTCACCATTTTCAGATAATCATCGAtctagaaagaaagaaaaaacatttttttatcgaattcaTTTAGGTAATAACAATTACGCGTTCAACAATAATCGAGAAGATACGAACGAAGTTGTTACGTCGAGGGGTGGTTGTCAGCAACCGTCAACgttgcaacaacaacagcaacaacggTGCTGGGATCATCGTAGTAAATTGTCGCATCGTTTTAGCGCGGGCGACGCCGATAATTCGTCGCCTCATTATCAGGCGTTCAATTCACTCCATCGTTTGCCCGAGTCGAGATCGCTGAAGTTCGATCCTTTCGATAGTTGAACTGAAACGTAGGGGGTAATTTCCGGGTTGAAAATCGGTTAAATTCGCCCTTGGAAGAAGGCTGCTGTGATGTACCGACGGATATTACGACGCGATGCTGACCGGgggaaacgagaaacgaaaagaaagaaatagcgaaagaaaaaaaagaagaaaaagcaagAAAGCGCAAGTGGCGAAGGagtaaaacgaatgaaattcaaagtcaAAGTATGAAGAGACAGGATTAGAGATCAAGAGACTTATGATCCCTTTGTATGAGCTATCGCTGAGAAACCCTGCAGGGCTTTCTGCCcgccgaagaaaagaaaaaaggtccGTATCATACGTATTCCGAGGGATCTATCGCGCGAATTTGCTTCagacacagaaaaaaaaacaaaaaaaggaaagaaagataagtaattttattcataaattgtacaaaaaaaaaaattatttaaattaataCGTGAGTATACCGATTCGTGAGCGGATAAAACTCGGAGATTCAGTCGAGAAATATTACCGAACTCCGGATTATCAATATGCAAAATTGAAGGACTGCGGCGAAACCTGAATGAAGCTACGCCGGTATTGATGTGAATATGgattatttatatgtaaataattaattaagcaTATCAGGTGGAACGGCCGTATATATTTCCCTTGAAAATATAGTAATACATGATTTTATtcgtaaatttcatttttatagtaGTGCCTAACCACCGGAAACACACAAAAATGTTCTCACGCGGAACAAGTAAAAtgcaatcaattttatcaagTAAGTGTTGATAAGCTGTTGGTATATTTAAGTCaagaaaatattctatatGTAAACCTTATATTAATGATAGTCAAtacgaataatattattatacatgtatagattATCAAGTAGACTAGCGTGTATACTTAAACCAATCATTTATCATTctccgatgaaaaagaaaattttggaaaagagaTTCTTAGGAATTTGTCGcacacagttttttttttcttcaacagcTTGAAATTAAATTAGTTTAATACTTCGATCATTCCATTTTGCAGAAATATCGATAATCCCCAATCAATGATTAGTTCGAAAACcatcggtaaaaaatttttagcagtctttgaaatatttttattttctgtacaGGAAAgtgtgaattaaaaaatcattccaactgtttttttttgctaatacTGCAAAGGTTCTCTTCTGTTTTAACTCTTATTCACGCATGAAATAGATATTTTATCGACACATTCTTTTGCGAGTAGCTAGAAAATTCATATAGTTACAAAACTACGATTTTATTCACGAAGACCTCTTCGATGTGAATGTTCTAATTAAATCGTGAACATAGTAATCGCGCtgataaaaatcatcgttttaatgtaataattaaggaggaaaaaaaagaagaagaaaaatattaacaacTTGTACGTAATCAGCCTATACATCCATAATGAAATCTTTGGAAATATCTATTGCTGTAGAAGttgcattattatattatattgaatAGATAGAAAGCTCATAAAAAACATCGTATAATTAGTTTGACGAGACACAATGagaatgttatatatataaatgagaaTATACGGTAAACATAAATCtgaagaataattaataaatcgtCATAAGTAATAAATTAACTAAATGCTACTTGATGTTTGTAAATAATGGACAAGTAATATTCAAAACGCGTGTGATAAGGGCACGGCTTTGGCCATGCACGATTCTATTTGTTCAATTGGGTGGGTAATATCGTCACTGTAATTAAAGAAAAGTGGCTCTCGGagggatttgtttttttttttttacttcaactcGAAAActtgtggaaaaaatatttcaactcattgaaaaatcagaattctttgattttctgaTCAAACGTTGAACAACGTTCGTCCGAACGATGGTGATTATGATAATTCATCCctagccatttttttttctattcttttttttggaagagaaaaaaatttcatgaattaCAGTGATTGTAAtactattttataaatatttcatatattttgttaTACTATTTCTATGCTCTCTACGTTAcgattgaaatataatatttatctatCCATCTTTTACGCTCACGTACCTATAGTTATGATAAATTTCTAAAGTTTGGTAcacaaatattataaattatagtGATACTATATATGCttatgtataacgtaatatCTACATCTCACAATTagaacgatagaaaaattatttattcaaaatcgaagacacaaaggaagttgaaaaagaacgaagtaCGTCACTCACATATCTATATTAAACGCATTGATTAGTACCACTTCTAGTCAAGCTTTCCAATTCTGAAAAAAGACCACGAATTATATCGTAAATTCACAACAATAATCCATGATCAATTATCAATCCTTCtttaatttgacttttttgtCATTCCGTCGCATCCATCTGATTCTAACaaattggtttttctttctgcaTTCTCTTTACATTCGAGTTGGAATATAATTCGCGGTCTACGATCGGTAAATCTttgcctatatgtatatccaaatAAACTGGTGTGATaggataataatttgaaaatcacaAATGTCGTAGAgaagcaataaaaataaatgaatgaaacaaatatcgTCCACCGTATAGTGAAATAATACCTGCTTTtacgttacatatattttgaaaaaaaaaaaatggcactGATTATTATTTGCAACGcaaatttattcttcattcattttattttaaattttttatcgtcgtaaTTTTCCTAGGAACAGTGCGGTgtgatcgataaaaaatgatggaCGACTGTCGGTGCGATATGATGCGATACgttgatgaaattttagaaaacCATTAACATCGTGCGCAATGCGAAAAGAGATATTTTAAATTAAACGGATGTATTagtcggaggaaaaaataattcacaggTGCAGGTCACTtattaattatgaataaatgtaGTTATAACTTCGTATCACGAGAGTGTAATACAGATTTAACATACATATCTTGATTATGgaatcgaaattcgaacgttaatagataatatacatatacctataatatacaataaatatacgATATAGAAAATTAAGTTCttcaggaaatttttctcaaaataacAGCCACGTACACATTGGTTTATCATGATTTTATTGTTCatcaaattataataattgataaactcggtaaatttattttttaaatatataattgtCCATCGATGATCTATCATTACATTGATATATGCTCtcgtgtaaattttcaaagaacatACATACTATGATGTGAATATCCATATATCTGTTCATACACtatattcattaatttacttcgtttttttcgttgaatgAACAAATTATGAGTGAATTGAAACTAacgatatgtataataaagatgatgaaaatttaaagtacctatatataatgtCGTTATGATCCTAAAAAGTAGCGAAatataattcgaaaatattgCCAATTGATATTCTCTGACTTCGGTCTTTCGAATAAAAGTATTGATCGTGGACTCTGCAAGTGCAGGGGAAACACAGCGATTCAGCAATTGTTGAAATTCATTGTCTACTTCGGTGTAATTTGGGAGTAGGGAGAGAGGGAGTAACGaccgtttaaaatttttttctttaatttagttttctttttctcaaaggGTGTCTGATTCACCTACGCGCAGCTGCACCATCGTGATGctgcaataataatttataggtGTAATAACCCCGAGAAAATTCTTTCTGTTGGTCTACCGCCTAGAGAACATGACTCACCATCAAAGGCGACAGACATTTATAGATTATAGTATaccagaaatgaaagaaaatatatcgaagaagaaactgattcaattttgaataataCATATTCTCTAAAATCCCCAAAAATTGATATCTCGAAATTCAAAGTCTCAGGCGTTCagagcgataaaaattaatacgaACCGTATTTGAAATCGCCCGCGATCAGTGTGAATAAATGACACAAGAGAGCAGTAGTAGTAGGTACTAAATCTGTTACTACTACAGTCCCAGCACCACACGCACATTTTCAGTCGCTTTATACCCCTCGAGGTACGCGGATATCAATGAGTTTGATTTCCTGAATTGTGAGACGGGTATACTCATTGTGTAGTTAACGGCTTGGGAAAGAAGACGTGAGCGTGTGGTTAGTTTGACAGTACGCGTTGGTGCGTCAAGTGTGCGACAAGTGTCTTCTTGCTTTTGTTGTTAGTTATTAGACATATTAGTCTAACGATCCCTTTGGAGTTGCCCGACACAGGGTGTGGTGGTGTCCGTTTATTTATAGAACTATAAAGGCGTTTCAAAGTGAGTACAGGTTGAATTCTTCAAACGAAAAACTTTACTATATCTTGTGGGTTAGTTAGTCAAATCTTCTGACGTATTGCTTAATTAGCCGGGCTATTTCCATGAGTCACATATCCAGTGTTATGACGTATCGAGATTTATCGGAATTAAATTACAGCagtttttttatcgatcacGTCTCTGCTATTTTTCTGAATTGAAACGATAACCTGTATAATAATCgaactatatatgtatttataaatatcgTTTGCTAATGTCATAAGAATGTCAAAGAAGTGCAAGATAACAAAGACGAGATTTTCCATTTAATGGGGCTGGTTTTTCTGGGTTTATTTCTCCACTATCTCTATAATTATCAGCATTCGTTATCACGACTCATACTTGTGTTCAAAAATCATTTATACTCAAAACTGCATTTGTAATTTACCTTATTTAGAACTAGTGGCTCGACTTTGTTATTTGAAATGTGTTGAATCGTCCATTCAACTAATCAAGAACTGTGTGAATAAGATAAGAGAACCTGCTAGCAGGGATCATTTCGCTATCACATAAGTTTCTACCACAtcccatatacatacatgtgcatgacgaaataaataacacTGATTCATCAGGGAagtagatttatttttcgtggaATGACACATTGCGCAATTCCCATGTGGCCTCCAGCTACTAGGTTTTTGGTCATTAGAccgaatcattttttgttaAGTTTGAGGTTTAGCATAACTAGTCTTACCATTCTGTATATCTGGTATATCTCTAAATTTATAAGTTCactatattttttaaacaatgtATATTCACTATTTGTTCTGTTATCCAACAAAATTATAGATAAACTGTGATCATATATTTACACCATACATTTGATAGAATGGTAATTACCatttactttcgttttttccagaAAAACTATATCAAAATGTCGCTGTATCCATCTTTAGAAGACATGAAAGTCGACCATATGATTAAGGTAGGTGAATGTACTTTGAACTCTGACTCTTTGACTATTCTTTGCGTGTTTTCCACAGCATATGATTGTCAATAATTCATGTATCTTGTCCAATCAATAGGGGTTGCTTATACCCATTGTATCTACCCCCATGTCTTTGTCTCTAGGCTCAACTTCAAGCAGAGCAACAATATACTCCTCACCCTACACCGGTGCAGTCAGCTCCCATTCCAAACACAGGAACTCCTTCTGCACCTGCACATCATATTTTATACCCATCTCTTGGTGATTATATGGGATTGGAACTCAGCGAGGATGTAATAGCTCAAAATATGCCTGAGTATGCATTAGTCAACAGACAATCGGTATGTTATTTCTTGTGAGTCTGATTTTCTCTTGCCAGAATGTacagtaattattataatccgCTAACGATTTTTTACAGACAGCCGTAGCACCTCTGCCTTCATCAACCGGAGGATTATCAGGCATGATTGCCCCACTCTCTGGGAATTCAGTTGGCTTACACAAAGGGCATGTTACTAATGGTATTCGAGAAGTGAGTATTTTTGCTCAGTACACGATCATGATAATCTTCAGTTATAAATACATTGCCATATGCTGTGATTGTGTCTTATTCTCATCTAGTTAATCCTTTGCAAAGAcaaggatggaaaaattggccTTAGAGTACATCCGGTAAATaacggaattttcgtttgtctCGTGAGCCCGGATTCCCCAGCTGTAATGGCAGGGCTACGTTTCGGTGATCAAATCTTGGAAATCAACGGAATCACCGTAGCTGGCTATTCCATGGATCAGGTGCACAAAATATTACGTAAAGCTCCTGAGAATGGAATCAGAGTCGTTGTCAGAGATAGGTACGTTATGACTGgtggatattattttttattctttaagaTCATCTGATGAAAAGGTTTGGCATCAGGTTTGTGtgacgaatgaatatttatgtTGTCGTTACACAGACCATTCGAAAGAAGCATCACATTGCACAAGGACAGTGTTGGACACATCGGGTTCCAGTTCAAAAATGGGAAGATTACAGCTTTGGTAAAAGATTCTTCGGCTGCTAGGAATGGATTATTGACCGATCATCAGCTCCTCGAAGTTAACGGCAAGGTATTGAATAACTCTCTCGCATTTCGTGTTCActttagaattttttatcgaacatAAGTGCTACTGattttaccaaaaaatgtgtttttatttttttcttttccagaaCGTGGTTGGATTGAAGGACAAAGAAATCGGTGCCGAAATCGAAAAGGGTGGCGATATCATCACGATTACAATCATTCCCTCGTATATCTACGATCACATGATCAAGAAGTATGTTTCATGCGGACCCCACGAAAAGATCTGTTTCCTTGCAttgcgatgatatttttttcactttctgttCCAGAATGTCCGGAAGCCTACTGAAATCAGCGATGGACCATTCAGTGCCAAATCTTTAGAGCAGAAAAGCTGAAGGTAATTCgccaaatgtttttttttttcttttcaatatcgATCCATCCAAGTTTCATGTGAATTATCAAGAACAGCTGAAATACTTATTCATATTAATTACGATCATTAATCATCTGATCatacgttaatttttttttattttttaatcttcaaTTCGGATAAGTTGCGTATATAGATTCCTCTTCGGTACCGTGGATTAGTAACCCCGAATTAgtaacgtacgtgtttttATATCGCCGTATATTTGTGTCTAACGTTTTTGACACGAAAACGCCCAAACGCCATTGCCTTATTCGTTCACGCACTTTTTTATATGtgttggatgaaaataatagagTAATTATTAAGCCCTCCCACTAAGTTATGACGGCGAAGTGCATTAGAAAGGAGAGTGATTTCTTACCGAAATTACTGAGCCCAACAATCTTAACTCATTAAAGGGAAAGAATTGGTGTACACAATTCGTAGACAGGTGATCGGCAGCATGAGAGTCGTATAATTAATGCGATCGGATATTTTGTGATATGGTTATTAGCTGCCTTATATAATTGCTGCGTTCCGATTTCAAAGTAATTCAGAATCGGTGGATGCCCAAGTGATATTTGCTCGATACCTGTTTGCGATTTGTTGTTCAATCGTGGTTTTACAAAGTTAGTCGTATgtccctctttccctctttccctctttccctctttttcatcccctccgAAGCGAATCCTCGTTCACCAGGATTTCGTATTGCAAAAGTACATGATATgtaatcgtgaaatttttagtACCATGATGTCTAGTTATTACTATAGTATTAGCTATCTTCcagattaaaattattcaactactacgtatattatacaatatctaTAAACTTATTACTATATGATATTTTATTACCAAAACTTATGTATAACAGTTACTAATAGAGTTACGAATCTCCTTAGTGCcgtcgtatataggtataagatATATCTTGTTTATATATAATTTGTTACTTTCTTCATGATTCTCTAGTGCCACTAtatgaacgaaatgaaaaaatatagcatatatgtatacacacaattTATTCAGAGTATACCTTtagaaatatgtattttcaatAGTCAAACACAAACt contains these protein-coding regions:
- the LOC105690041 gene encoding potassium voltage-gated channel subfamily H member 8 isoform X5 translates to MPARKGLLAPQNTFLDTIATRFDGTHSNFVLGNAQVPSIYPIVYCSDGFCELTGFARAQIMQKGCACKFLYGPDTKEDEKAMIDKSLESKTELKMEVVFYKKNGTPFNCLLDIVPIKNEKGDVVLFLASHKDITHTKDLQLCELYDSDANGNLDPEAPPANYGRRRSRAVLYQLSGHYKQDNKHKLKINNTLLHSTAAPLPEYKTSAIKKSRFILSHYGLFKSCWDWLILIATFYVAIVVPYNASFVNTDRPTMVSDVVVEALFIIDIILNFRTTYVSRKGEVVSNSKSIALNYLKGWFLVDLVAALPFDLLYASDVYSGEESGHSHIHLVKLTRLLRLARLLQKMDRYSQYSTMILTLLMLSFTLVAHWLACIWYVIAEKERLRNDKEWDLGWIHTLADRLKISVQNVTLTESYVTALYFTCSSLTSVGFGNVSANTSSEKICSICIMLIGALMHAVVFGNVTAIIQRMYSRRSLYQTKWRDLEDFLALHQIPDELKQRMQDYFQTMWSLNHGIDIHEVRETLKEFPEELRGDVSMHLHREILSLPIFEAASQGCLKLLSLHIRSNFCAPGEFLIHKGDALSYIYYLCNGSMEVVQNSMVVAILGKGDLVGCDMSIHLHNGSNGGGTGGGGSVPTDVVVKSSCDVKALTYCDLKCINMQGLVDVLRLYPEYQHEFAHDIQHDLTYNLREGYEAEQEGDMNGVPSLTLPSISEDDENIPEEGETSPLSPPNKSPLHAGSSPRHAKFRDEYKENRRVTRGALVRGRAAVIAQESVEEHIRGSVERLDTQVSTLHQDVATLSYEVRNAIQALQMFASSPQSNPNLPAPSGRGSGYLARSSSHPPDALCWDPPRLSNAITQTDWPVDMFEAWVLANSHRVLRILGLDPDVILGATPRSPTPSPSSPPPPPYEPLSPIPTSPPQSPGNNNYAFNNNREDTNEVVTSRGGCQQPSTLQQQQQQRCWDHRSKLSHRFSAGDADNSSPHYQAFNSLHRLPESRSLKFDPFDS
- the LOC105690041 gene encoding potassium voltage-gated channel subfamily H member 8 isoform X1, whose protein sequence is MFAKKNGPGATRRGGAAPMPARKGLLAPQNTFLDTIATRFDGTHSNFVLGNAQVPSIYPIVYCSDGFCELTGFARAQIMQKGCACKFLYGPDTKEDEKAMIDKSLESKTELKMEVVFYKKNGTPFNCLLDIVPIKNEKGDVVLFLASHKDITHTKDLQLCELYDSDANGNLDPEAPPANYGRRRSRAVLYQLSGHYKQDNKHKLKINNTLLHSTAAPLPEYKTSAIKKSRFILSHYGLFKSCWDWLILIATFYVAIVVPYNASFVNTDRPTMVSDVVVEALFIIDIILNFRTTYVSRKGEVVSNSKSIALNYLKGWFLVDLVAALPFDLLYASDVYSGEESGHSHIHLVKLTRLLRLARLLQKMDRYSQYSTMILTLLMLSFTLVAHWLACIWYVIAEKERLRNDKEWDLGWIHTLADRLKISVQNVTLTESYVTALYFTCSSLTSVGFGNVSANTSSEKICSICIMLIGALMHAVVFGNVTAIIQRMYSRRSLYQTKWRDLEDFLALHQIPDELKQRMQDYFQTMWSLNHGIDIHEVRETLKEFPEELRGDVSMHLHREILSLPIFEAASQGCLKLLSLHIRSNFCAPGEFLIHKGDALSYIYYLCNGSMEVVQNSMVVAILGKGDLVGCDMSIHLHNGSNGGGTGGGGSVPTDVVVKSSCDVKALTYCDLKCINMQGLVDVLRLYPEYQHEFAHDIQHDLTYNLREGYEAEQEGDMNGVPSLTLPSISEDDENIPEEGETSPLSPPNKSPLHAGSSPRHAKFRDEYKENRRVTRGALVRGRAAVIAQESVEEHIRGSVERLDTQVSTLHQDVATLSYEVRNAIQALQMFASSPQSNPNLPAPSGRGSGYLARSSSHPPDALCWDPPRLSNAITQTDWPVDMFEAWVLANSHRVLRILGLDPDVILGATPRSPTPSPSSPPPPPYEPLSPIPTSPPQSPGNNNYAFNNNREDTNEVVTSRGGCQQPSTLQQQQQQRCWDHRSKLSHRFSAGDADNSSPHYQAFNSLHRLPESRSLKFDPFDS
- the LOC105690041 gene encoding potassium voltage-gated channel subfamily H member 8 isoform X2, with translation MEVFKCPGATRRGGAAPMPARKGLLAPQNTFLDTIATRFDGTHSNFVLGNAQVPSIYPIVYCSDGFCELTGFARAQIMQKGCACKFLYGPDTKEDEKAMIDKSLESKTELKMEVVFYKKNGTPFNCLLDIVPIKNEKGDVVLFLASHKDITHTKDLQLCELYDSDANGNLDPEAPPANYGRRRSRAVLYQLSGHYKQDNKHKLKINNTLLHSTAAPLPEYKTSAIKKSRFILSHYGLFKSCWDWLILIATFYVAIVVPYNASFVNTDRPTMVSDVVVEALFIIDIILNFRTTYVSRKGEVVSNSKSIALNYLKGWFLVDLVAALPFDLLYASDVYSGEESGHSHIHLVKLTRLLRLARLLQKMDRYSQYSTMILTLLMLSFTLVAHWLACIWYVIAEKERLRNDKEWDLGWIHTLADRLKISVQNVTLTESYVTALYFTCSSLTSVGFGNVSANTSSEKICSICIMLIGALMHAVVFGNVTAIIQRMYSRRSLYQTKWRDLEDFLALHQIPDELKQRMQDYFQTMWSLNHGIDIHEVRETLKEFPEELRGDVSMHLHREILSLPIFEAASQGCLKLLSLHIRSNFCAPGEFLIHKGDALSYIYYLCNGSMEVVQNSMVVAILGKGDLVGCDMSIHLHNGSNGGGTGGGGSVPTDVVVKSSCDVKALTYCDLKCINMQGLVDVLRLYPEYQHEFAHDIQHDLTYNLREGYEAEQEGDMNGVPSLTLPSISEDDENIPEEGETSPLSPPNKSPLHAGSSPRHAKFRDEYKENRRVTRGALVRGRAAVIAQESVEEHIRGSVERLDTQVSTLHQDVATLSYEVRNAIQALQMFASSPQSNPNLPAPSGRGSGYLARSSSHPPDALCWDPPRLSNAITQTDWPVDMFEAWVLANSHRVLRILGLDPDVILGATPRSPTPSPSSPPPPPYEPLSPIPTSPPQSPGNNNYAFNNNREDTNEVVTSRGGCQQPSTLQQQQQQRCWDHRSKLSHRFSAGDADNSSPHYQAFNSLHRLPESRSLKFDPFDS